Proteins from a genomic interval of Gemmatimonas sp.:
- a CDS encoding DoxX family protein, which produces MNSPSGSDVLAATAAAPPTVRLAQRIDWGLLVLRVLLAGSLLLLHGWSKALQLFEPGPVRFADPLQLGELPTLVLAVLTEGVAPVLVMAGIATRWAAAAATATMAVAFFFVHGAALTGEESGELAFLYLIGFLVLTITGGGRLGLDAGIDRR; this is translated from the coding sequence ATGAATTCTCCATCTGGTTCCGACGTTCTGGCGGCCACCGCGGCCGCCCCCCCCACGGTGCGGTTGGCACAGCGCATCGATTGGGGGTTGCTCGTGCTCCGCGTCCTGCTGGCGGGATCACTCCTCCTGCTGCACGGATGGTCCAAGGCGCTCCAGCTCTTCGAGCCCGGCCCGGTGCGTTTCGCGGATCCCCTGCAGCTGGGTGAATTGCCCACCCTGGTGCTGGCGGTACTCACCGAGGGGGTCGCGCCGGTGCTGGTGATGGCCGGGATTGCCACCCGATGGGCCGCCGCCGCAGCCACCGCGACGATGGCCGTGGCCTTTTTCTTCGTGCACGGCGCGGCGCTGACCGGCGAGGAGAGCGGCGAACTGGCTTTCCTGTACCTGATCGGGTTTCTCGTTCTGACCATCACCGGAGGCGGTCGCCTGGGGTTGGATGCGGGGATTGATCGCCGGTGA
- a CDS encoding LytTR family DNA-binding domain-containing protein: MTWQAILVDDERLARAELRTLLGAHDGVEIVGEASTVAAAAEQVRLTGATLVFLDIMLKGESGFDLLPRLPEDIAVVFVTAYDRFAVQAFEVHALDYLLKPVSPARLAAALERLGRRPGPSGTAAPAARGDVEPESAVEPLAWTGRLFLRLDDHMGFLAVAQIRAVFADGDQAVVLTVDGRRRRVRKPLREWVARLPNQHFLQIHRGALVNLHEVQRVEEWSHGSFHVYLRQESTPLVMSRRFATRVRAQLG, translated from the coding sequence ATGACATGGCAGGCCATCCTCGTGGACGATGAACGGTTGGCGCGCGCGGAACTGCGGACGCTGCTGGGGGCGCACGACGGGGTCGAGATTGTGGGTGAGGCGTCGACCGTGGCCGCCGCCGCCGAGCAGGTGCGCCTGACGGGCGCCACGCTCGTGTTCCTCGACATCATGCTGAAGGGGGAGAGCGGGTTCGACCTCCTGCCACGGCTGCCGGAGGACATCGCGGTGGTCTTCGTCACGGCCTATGACCGCTTTGCCGTGCAGGCGTTCGAGGTCCATGCGCTGGACTACCTGCTCAAGCCGGTCTCCCCGGCGCGCCTCGCGGCGGCCCTGGAGCGCCTTGGCCGGCGCCCGGGGCCGTCGGGGACGGCGGCGCCGGCGGCGCGCGGCGACGTGGAGCCGGAGAGCGCTGTTGAGCCACTCGCATGGACGGGACGGTTATTCCTGCGGCTGGACGATCACATGGGGTTCCTGGCGGTGGCGCAGATCCGTGCGGTGTTCGCGGACGGGGATCAGGCCGTTGTCCTGACGGTCGATGGTCGGCGCCGGCGCGTGCGCAAGCCGCTGCGCGAGTGGGTGGCGCGCCTGCCGAACCAGCATTTCCTGCAGATTCATCGTGGTGCACTCGTCAATCTCCACGAGGTTCAGCGGGTCGAGGAGTGGAGTCACGGCAGCTTTCACGTGTACCTGCGGCAGGAGAGCACGCCGCTGGTCATGAGCCGCCGGTTCGCCACGCGGGTGCGGGCGCAACTCGGGTAA
- a CDS encoding histidine kinase codes for MQTARAFRRIPEPWHHAWFWKAQVIGWLLYATGSFLSDFAAWEVGDPTMLSTIPFRAVRIALGFVISSGLALRLQRLPSARTHARRVGVLTVLAAAVAGSLWFPLYRIASHPWRDPGREVFSTDCLVGCLLDHMWPMLTWSMLFLAVTELQRAAEQEQARLRAERLASEARYQMLAYQVNPHFLFNALNSVRALATEDAARAREMITQLSAFLRHTLIHRPVDVVPLGAEVDTVRAYLDIEQVRHEEALQVTFDVAPEVLSARVPAFLLMPLVENAITHGFTVSSLPLRLTLRAHRRGQELVIEVTNSGTLPSATPSGMGLGLQNVRERLAHLHADRASLVLTTEQDAVVARLVLPIDLPESGS; via the coding sequence ATGCAAACGGCACGCGCTTTCCGACGGATCCCTGAGCCATGGCATCATGCGTGGTTCTGGAAGGCCCAGGTGATCGGGTGGCTGCTCTATGCCACGGGATCGTTCCTCTCGGACTTTGCGGCGTGGGAGGTCGGGGATCCGACCATGCTCTCGACGATCCCCTTTCGGGCGGTCCGGATCGCGCTGGGTTTCGTTATCAGCAGTGGACTTGCGTTGCGGCTGCAGCGTCTTCCCAGCGCGCGGACCCACGCGAGGCGCGTGGGTGTGCTGACCGTGCTGGCGGCTGCGGTCGCGGGAAGTCTGTGGTTCCCGCTGTACCGCATCGCCAGTCATCCGTGGCGTGACCCTGGCCGCGAAGTGTTCTCCACCGATTGCCTCGTCGGGTGCCTGCTCGATCACATGTGGCCGATGCTGACGTGGAGCATGCTGTTTCTGGCCGTGACGGAACTGCAGCGAGCGGCCGAGCAGGAGCAGGCACGCCTGCGCGCCGAGCGCCTGGCCAGCGAGGCCCGGTATCAGATGCTGGCGTACCAGGTCAACCCGCACTTCCTGTTCAACGCGCTCAACTCGGTGCGTGCTCTGGCGACGGAGGACGCGGCGCGCGCGAGAGAGATGATTACGCAGCTGTCGGCCTTTCTGCGACACACGCTGATCCATCGGCCGGTGGATGTCGTGCCGCTGGGTGCGGAGGTGGACACCGTGCGCGCCTATCTGGACATCGAGCAGGTCCGCCACGAGGAGGCGCTGCAGGTGACCTTCGACGTGGCGCCGGAGGTGCTGTCAGCCCGTGTGCCAGCCTTCCTGCTGATGCCCCTCGTCGAGAACGCCATTACGCACGGCTTCACCGTATCGTCCCTGCCGCTGCGCCTGACGCTGCGGGCCCACCGTCGCGGGCAGGAACTCGTCATCGAGGTGACGAATAGCGGGACGCTGCCATCGGCCACTCCCTCCGGGATGGGCCTCGGTCTGCAGAACGTACGCGAGCGCCTCGCGCATCTCCATGCCGATCGGGCATCGTTGGTGTTGACGACGGAGCAGGATGCCGTCGTGGCGCGCCTCGTCCTGCCGATCGACCTTCCGGAGTCCGGGTCATGA